Proteins encoded together in one Balaenoptera musculus isolate JJ_BM4_2016_0621 chromosome 6, mBalMus1.pri.v3, whole genome shotgun sequence window:
- the BAAT gene encoding bile acid-CoA:amino acid N-acyltransferase isoform X2: protein MLQLTATPASALADEPVHIQVTGLPPLQTVTLMASVKDEKGNLYQSRAFYRASKAGELDLKQAPALGGHYVGVHPMGLFWSLKPEKAFERLSKKDVMNSPFWITLDLYDSVYLQKSGEVQPRASQVVQRWFSSPEVQRVQIREGRVRGALFLPPGKGPFPGLIDLFGGIGGLVEYRASLLAAHGFAVLALAYFAYADLPKQLQEVDLEYFEEAANLLLAHPKVQKPGIGVISVSKGAEIGLAMACYLKEVAATVCINGCNAIFEFPLRYRDLLITPIPSFPERMEFNIMGALCLRHYKGNPRDELNQHSVLPIEKAQGPILFIIGEDDECFNSREYAEQALDQLRRHGRSSGRLLLYPGAGHLLEPPYWPLCYASWSRGLFCPLLWGGDPAGHAAAQEHAWGEIQKFFRQHLVQSRSTL, encoded by the exons ATGCTCCAGCTGACAGCCACCCCGGCAAGTGCCCTCGCGGATGAGCCCGTGCACATCCAAGTGACAGGCCTGCCCCCACTGCAGACGGTAACCCTCATGGCATCTGTGAAGGATGAGAAGGGGAATCTGTACCAGTCCAGAGCCTTCTACAGGGCCAGCAAGGCTGGTGAGCTGGACCTGAAGCAGGCTCCTGCCTTGGGAGGCCACTACGTGGGGGTCCACCCGATGGGCCTCTTCTGGTCTCTGAAGCCTGAGAAGGCTTTTGAGAGGCTGAGTAAGAAAGATGTGATGAACAGCCCCTTTTGGATCACTCTGGATCTGTATGACTCCGTTTATTTACAAAAGTCAGGGGAGGTTCAGCCCAGGGCCAGCCAGGTGGTGCAGCGTTGGTTCTCCAGCCCTGAGGTGCAGCGGGTGCAGATCCGAGAAGGTCGTGTGCGAGGagcccttttcctccctccag GGAAAGGCCCTTTCCCAGGACTCATTGATTTGTTTGGGGGCATCGGCGGTCTAGTTGAATATCGGGCCAGTCTTCTGGCTGCCCATGGCTTTGCAGTGCTGGCTTTAGCATATTTTGCCTACGCAGACCTGCCCAAGCAGTTGCAGGAGGTGGACCTGGAATATTTTGAGGAAGCTGCCAACTTGCTACTAGCTCATCCCAAG GTCCAAAAGCCAGGAATTGGAGTGATCTCTGTGAGCAAAGGTGCAGAGATCGGGCTGGCCATGGCCTGCTACCTGAAGGAGGTGGCAGCCACCGTCTGCATCAATGGGTGCAATGCCATCTTTGAATTTCCGCTCCGGTACCGGGATCTGCTTATAACACCCATCCCCTCGTTTCCGGAGCGCATGGAGTTCAACATCATGGGCGCGTTGTGCCTCCGTCACTACAAGGGGAACCCCCGAGATGAACTCAATCAACACAGCGTGCTTCCTATTGAAAAGGCCCAGGGTCCGATCCTCTTCATTATAGGGGAGGACGACGAATGCTTCAATAGCAGAGAGTACGCTGAGCAAGCCCTGGACCAGCTGCGGAGGCACGGCCGAAGCAGCGGAAGGCTGCTACTCTACCCCGGGGCGGGCCACCTCCTAGAGCCGCCCTATTGGCCCCTGTGCTATGCGTCCTGGAGCCGCGGCCTCTTCTGCCCCCTGCTCTGGGGGGGGGACCCTGCTGGCCACGCGGCAGCCCAGGAGCACGCCTGGGGAGAGATCCAGAAATTCTTCAGGCAACACCTTGTTCAGAGCAGAAGCACACTCTAA
- the BAAT gene encoding bile acid-CoA:amino acid N-acyltransferase isoform X1, producing MEFLFLDWAGNTTWSLCRLPMLQLTATPASALADEPVHIQVTGLPPLQTVTLMASVKDEKGNLYQSRAFYRASKAGELDLKQAPALGGHYVGVHPMGLFWSLKPEKAFERLSKKDVMNSPFWITLDLYDSVYLQKSGEVQPRASQVVQRWFSSPEVQRVQIREGRVRGALFLPPGKGPFPGLIDLFGGIGGLVEYRASLLAAHGFAVLALAYFAYADLPKQLQEVDLEYFEEAANLLLAHPKVQKPGIGVISVSKGAEIGLAMACYLKEVAATVCINGCNAIFEFPLRYRDLLITPIPSFPERMEFNIMGALCLRHYKGNPRDELNQHSVLPIEKAQGPILFIIGEDDECFNSREYAEQALDQLRRHGRSSGRLLLYPGAGHLLEPPYWPLCYASWSRGLFCPLLWGGDPAGHAAAQEHAWGEIQKFFRQHLVQSRSTL from the exons Atggaatttttgtttcttgattg GGCAGGAAATACCACTTGGTCCCTTTGCCGGTTGCCAATGCTCCAGCTGACAGCCACCCCGGCAAGTGCCCTCGCGGATGAGCCCGTGCACATCCAAGTGACAGGCCTGCCCCCACTGCAGACGGTAACCCTCATGGCATCTGTGAAGGATGAGAAGGGGAATCTGTACCAGTCCAGAGCCTTCTACAGGGCCAGCAAGGCTGGTGAGCTGGACCTGAAGCAGGCTCCTGCCTTGGGAGGCCACTACGTGGGGGTCCACCCGATGGGCCTCTTCTGGTCTCTGAAGCCTGAGAAGGCTTTTGAGAGGCTGAGTAAGAAAGATGTGATGAACAGCCCCTTTTGGATCACTCTGGATCTGTATGACTCCGTTTATTTACAAAAGTCAGGGGAGGTTCAGCCCAGGGCCAGCCAGGTGGTGCAGCGTTGGTTCTCCAGCCCTGAGGTGCAGCGGGTGCAGATCCGAGAAGGTCGTGTGCGAGGagcccttttcctccctccag GGAAAGGCCCTTTCCCAGGACTCATTGATTTGTTTGGGGGCATCGGCGGTCTAGTTGAATATCGGGCCAGTCTTCTGGCTGCCCATGGCTTTGCAGTGCTGGCTTTAGCATATTTTGCCTACGCAGACCTGCCCAAGCAGTTGCAGGAGGTGGACCTGGAATATTTTGAGGAAGCTGCCAACTTGCTACTAGCTCATCCCAAG GTCCAAAAGCCAGGAATTGGAGTGATCTCTGTGAGCAAAGGTGCAGAGATCGGGCTGGCCATGGCCTGCTACCTGAAGGAGGTGGCAGCCACCGTCTGCATCAATGGGTGCAATGCCATCTTTGAATTTCCGCTCCGGTACCGGGATCTGCTTATAACACCCATCCCCTCGTTTCCGGAGCGCATGGAGTTCAACATCATGGGCGCGTTGTGCCTCCGTCACTACAAGGGGAACCCCCGAGATGAACTCAATCAACACAGCGTGCTTCCTATTGAAAAGGCCCAGGGTCCGATCCTCTTCATTATAGGGGAGGACGACGAATGCTTCAATAGCAGAGAGTACGCTGAGCAAGCCCTGGACCAGCTGCGGAGGCACGGCCGAAGCAGCGGAAGGCTGCTACTCTACCCCGGGGCGGGCCACCTCCTAGAGCCGCCCTATTGGCCCCTGTGCTATGCGTCCTGGAGCCGCGGCCTCTTCTGCCCCCTGCTCTGGGGGGGGGACCCTGCTGGCCACGCGGCAGCCCAGGAGCACGCCTGGGGAGAGATCCAGAAATTCTTCAGGCAACACCTTGTTCAGAGCAGAAGCACACTCTAA